The following coding sequences are from one Scylla paramamosain isolate STU-SP2022 chromosome 21, ASM3559412v1, whole genome shotgun sequence window:
- the LOC135111223 gene encoding galactosylgalactosylxylosylprotein 3-beta-glucuronosyltransferase 2-like gives MGSLNLYILKRRIRKWWKYLVVLIFLLAVYFGGFFHITGNISTTPPSEHSRNTMKEVFALRRQIRLLKSVLKQYSIPEKEYSDVLLPVIYVITPTYTRPQQKAELTRLKSVFLHVPALHWIVVEDAPKKSQMVSNFLESSGLTHTHLHQSTPQEWKLKDSDPKWRKPRGVLQRNAGIRWLRSKFAHDANPRGVVYFADDDNTYSVELFHEMRDTHKVSVWPVALVGGVLVERPLVGSNGQVSSWLAGWKADRPFAMDMAGFAVNLSLLLNKSGVEFSIDAPIGFQESVFLEKLITQEELEPKADLCTKVYVWHTRTEQPDLKQEIRLNKVGKHTDEGIEL, from the exons ATGGGATCTCTAAACCTGTATATTCTGAAGCGACGGATAAGGAAATGGTGGAAATATCTCGTagtccttatctttctccttgctGTGTATTTTGGAG GCTTCTTCCACATCACTGGAAATATAAGTACCACACCTCCTTCAGAGCACTCCAGGAACACCATGAAGGAGGTCTTTGCTTTACGAAGACAG ATTAGGTTGCTGAAGTCTGTCCTCAAGCAGTATTCAATACCTGAGAAAGAATATTCAGATGTTTTGTTGCCAGTCATATATGTCATCACCCCTACATATACACGTCCACAGCAGAAGGCTGAACTCACAAG ATTGAAGTCGGTGTTTCTTCATGTGCCAGCATTGCACTGGATTGTTGTAGAAGATGCACCCAAGAAATCTCAGATGGTATCCAACTTCCTGGAGTCGTCAGGACTGACTCATACACATTTGCATCAGTCAACACCTCAAGAATGGAAGCTTAAAGATTCC GATCCAAAGTGGCGGAAGCCCCGCGGAGTGCTGCAAAGAAATGCTGGCATCAGGTGGCTCAGGAGCAAGTTTGCACATGATGCCAATCCTCGAGGAGTGGTTTACTTTGCAGATGATGACAACACTTACAGTGTGGAGCTTTTCCATGAG ATGCgagacacacacaaagtttcAGTGTGGCCTGTAGCACTGGTGGGTGGGGTGCTGGTGGAGCGGCCATTGGTAGGATCCAATGGCCAGGTCTCGAGCTGGTTGGCTGGGTGGAAGGCTGACCGACCCTTTGCCATGGATATGGCTGGCTTTGCAGTGAACTTGTCTCTTCTGCTAAATAAGTCTGGTGTTGAGTTCTCCATTGATGCTCCTATTGGATTTCAAGAATCAGTGTTCCTAGAAAAACTCATTACTCAAGAAGAACTGGAACCTAAAGCTGATCTGTGCACAAAA gtGTATGTTTGGCACACCAGAACAGAACAACCAGACCTGAAGCAAGAGATAAGGTTGAACAAGGTAGGGAAACATACAGATGAGGGAATAGAATTATGA
- the LOC135111218 gene encoding SET and MYND domain-containing protein 4-like codes for MNGVSCQPLLDRLTFALVKTGVISDLSKRKTELEKIKFCLGVEVTYSDVKINVQEEIQNLLDALYDKCEDHSKSEALAMKAKNQGSKAYLKKKDKEALNCFSESICLAPAESSVLPLALANRSAVLYQMRRYKEALQDMEWAEGACYPAALRHKLLVRRCRCYLSMGDIKKAREVLEACNNHIHLVPLEAKDKYEMEVADLKQKIENHVPTSSTITSQENLQQPSLYGGENETVKYITNAFEMKENDKYGRHIVAVEEVSKGSEVFVEKPYAAILLPEHHKTHCHSCFSRLLTSFPCSGCRDAIFCNEECRRASRLWHQYECGILHILSSVGIAHLALRILLITGWKLHCYIREEVVEGKVAGFGEKGVYNGPDLIDRYRAVFHLLPHFNSCLLEDQLQYCLAAILLATAISDKTNFIKENMDENGEKTDLDVPHLASAVMRHIAQLVSNAHAITQLMPSDSGGHSRVEQIKQIRVASAIYPTASMMNHSCKPNIINSFYKDVLVIRTTEDIKPGDQVSNCYGPHYCRQTREERQEALKQQYFFTCKCEPCTQPKYMKSEASWSGFYCENCGGASSWMGNEDPGGCNTENNEGVLLCLQCHRVQRPSAHLVYTCSRVNSLHESGEEAIRKGNLPDAVSLLRNAIQIGSKVYLPENQYFLRVRDTLARALADSGDYENCTLELQECLQFMEQRYGPESIELAHEFLKYSEVLELAAAVNDKLQDELRMVKKRINDIFTLNYGPQWKIYLSTCAVK; via the exons ATGAATGGGGTAAGCTGCCAACCACTTCTGGATCGGTTGACCTTTGCATTAGTGAAGACCGGAGTCATCAGTGATCTctcaaaaaggaaaacagagttGGAAAAAATCAAGTTTTGCTTAGGAGTTGAAGTAACATATTCTGATGTCAAGATTAATGTTCA AGAAGAGATTCAAAACCTGTTGGATGCACTCTATGATAAGTGTGAAGACCATAGTAAATCTGAGGCCCTGGCAATGAAAGCAAAGAACCAAGGATCTAAG gcgtatttgaagaaaaaagacaaagaagcatTGAATTGCTTCTCTGAAAGCATATGTTTAGCACCAGCAGAATCTTCAGTTCTACCACTTGCACTGGCTAATAGATCAGCTGTGCTCTACCAGATGCGCAGATACAAG GAAGCTTTGCAAGACATGGAGTGGGCAGAGGGTGCGTGTTATCCTGCAGCTCTCAGGCACAAGTTGTTAGTTCGTCGCTGTCGATGTTACCTTTCCATGGGCGAcataaagaaagcaagagaagttTTAGAGGCGTGCAATAATCACATTCACTTAGTTCCCCTTGAGGCCAAAG ACAAGTACGAGATGGAAGTTGCAGATCTAAAGCAAAAGATAGAGAACCACGTCCCCACTAGCAGTACAATCACCTCCCAAGAAAATTTGCAGCAGCCTTCCTTGTATGGCGGAGAAAATGAGACTGTGAAGTACATCACCAATGCGTTTGAGATGAA AGAAAATGACAAGTATGGCCGTCACATTGTTGCTGTTGAGGAAGTCAGTAAAGGGTCTGAAGTGTTTGTTGAGAAACCTTATGCCGCAATCCTGCTTCCTGAACATCACAAGACACATTGCCACTCTTGCTTCTCAAGACTTTTGACTTCATTTCC ATGTAGCGGTTGTCGTGATGCAATATTCTGCAATGAAGAGTGCAGAAGGGCTAGTAGACTGTGGCATCAGTACGAGTGTGGGATCCTTCACATCCTCTCCTCAGTCGGCATTGCTCATCTTGCCCTGAGAATCCTTCTTATCACAGGATGGAAACTCCACTGTTATATCAG AGAAGAGGTGGTTGAGGGCAAAGTAGCAGGATttggagagaagggagtgtaCAATGGCCCAGACCTCATTGATAGGTATCGGGCAGTCTTCCATTTACTGCCACACTTCAACTCTTGCCTCCTTGAAGATCAACTTCAGTATTGTCTG GCAGCCATCCTTCTGGCAACTGCAATTTCTGATAAGACAaatttcataaaagagaacatggATGAGAATGGCGAGAAAACAGACCTTGATGTGCCCCATCTGGCCTCAGCAGTGATGCGACACATTGCTCAGCTGGTGTCCAATGCTCATGCAATTACTCAGCTCATGCCATCAGACAGTG GTGGACACAGCAGAGTGGAGCAGATTAAACAGATAAGAGTTGCGTCTGCCATATACCCAACAGCCAGCATGATGAACCACTCCTGCAAGCCAAATATAATCAACAG tttctacAAGGATGTTTTAGTGATTCGTACAACAGAGGACATCAAGCCGGGTGACCAAGTCAGTAATTGTTATG GACCACATTATTGTCGCCAGACTCGGGAAGAACGGCAAGAGGCATTAAAGCAGCAGTATTTCTTTACTTGCAAATGTGAACCATGCACTCAGCCAAAGTACATGAAAAGTGAG GCAAGCTGGAGTGGATTTTACTGCGAAAACTGTGGTGGAGCATCTTCATGGATGGGGAATGAGGACCCTGGTGGCTGTAATACTGAAAATAATGAGGGAGTTCTTCTTTGTCTGCAATGCCACAGGGTGCAGCGCCCATCAGCACATCTTGTATATACTTGCTCTAGAGTTAATTCTCTTCATGAATCTG GTGAAGAGGCCATTAGAAAGGGCAACTTGCCAGATGCTGTGAGTCTTCTCAGAAATGCCATTCAAATAGGATCAAAAGTTTACTTGCCTGAAAACCAGTATTTTCTCCGTGTGAGGGACACATTGGCTAGAGCTCTAGCAGATTCAG GTGACTATGAAAACTGTACTCTGGAATTACAAGAATGTCTGCAGTTTATGGAGCAACGTTATGGACCAGAGAGCATTGAACTGGCACATGAGTTTCTGAAATACTCAGAGGTGTTGGAGTTAGCAGCTGCAGTTAATGACAA GCTTCAAGATGAACTAAgaatggtgaaaaaaagaattaatgaCATATTCACTTTGAACTATGGACCACAGTGGAAAATATATCTTAGTACTTGTGCAGTTAAGTAG